In a single window of the Osmerus eperlanus chromosome 4, fOsmEpe2.1, whole genome shotgun sequence genome:
- the LOC134018389 gene encoding vesicle-associated membrane protein-associated protein B-like isoform X2 — translation MICLCFSIPPSLRPGPFTDVVTTTLKLSNPTDRNVCFKVKTTAPRRYCVRPNSGIIDAGTSINVSVMLQPFDYDPNEKSKHKFMVQSLLAPYDMTDMEGVWKEAKPDELMDSKLRCAFEMPLENDKTSELTSLPKSASASLDDGEVKKIMEECKRLQMEVQRLREENKQIREDDGLRKRKVTVMAAHSSSSSAAVATGMREEGLSTRILALCVLFFVLGVIIGKLAL, via the exons ATGATTTGTCTTTGtttctccattcctccatccctccgcccAGGCCCGTTCACTGATGTAGTCACCACCACGCTGAAGCTGAGCAATCCAACAgacagaaatgtgtgttttaaAGTGAAGACCACTGCGCCTCGCCGGTACTGTGTCCGGCCCAACAGCGGCATTATTGATGCAGGAACCTCTATCAATGTATCTG TTATGCTGCAGCCATTTGACTATGATCCCAATGAGAAGAGCAAACACAAGTTCATGGTTCAGTCTCTGCTGGCTCCTTACGACATGACGGACATGGAGGGGGTG TGGAAAGAGGCAAAGCCTGATGAGCTAATGGACTCGAAGTTGAGATGTGCTTTTGAGATGCCACTAGAAAATGACAAAACT TCTGAGCTGACCTCTCTGCCCAAGTCTGCCAGTGCCTCCCTGGATGATGGGGAGGTGAAGAAGATAATGGAGGAGTGTAAGAGGCTTCAGATGGAGGTCCAGCGGTTACGGGAAGAGAACAAACAGATCAGG GAGGATGATGggctgaggaagaggaaggtgacGGTCATGGCTGctcactcctcttcctcgtctGCGGCTGTGGCGACaggaatgagggaggaggggctgagtACCCGCATTCTGGCGCTCTGCGTGCTGTTCTTTGTGCTTGGGGTCATAATCGGCAAGCTGGCcctgtaa
- the LOC134018389 gene encoding vesicle-associated membrane protein-associated protein B-like isoform X1, with amino-acid sequence MICLCFSIPPSLRPGPFTDVVTTTLKLSNPTDRNVCFKVKTTAPRRYCVRPNSGIIDAGTSINVSVMLQPFDYDPNEKSKHKFMVQSLLAPYDMTDMEGVWKEAKPDELMDSKLRCAFEMPLENDKTHDSDSNKLVSPSTPIKSELTSLPKSASASLDDGEVKKIMEECKRLQMEVQRLREENKQIREDDGLRKRKVTVMAAHSSSSSAAVATGMREEGLSTRILALCVLFFVLGVIIGKLAL; translated from the exons ATGATTTGTCTTTGtttctccattcctccatccctccgcccAGGCCCGTTCACTGATGTAGTCACCACCACGCTGAAGCTGAGCAATCCAACAgacagaaatgtgtgttttaaAGTGAAGACCACTGCGCCTCGCCGGTACTGTGTCCGGCCCAACAGCGGCATTATTGATGCAGGAACCTCTATCAATGTATCTG TTATGCTGCAGCCATTTGACTATGATCCCAATGAGAAGAGCAAACACAAGTTCATGGTTCAGTCTCTGCTGGCTCCTTACGACATGACGGACATGGAGGGGGTG TGGAAAGAGGCAAAGCCTGATGAGCTAATGGACTCGAAGTTGAGATGTGCTTTTGAGATGCCACTAGAAAATGACAAAACT caTGACAGTGATAGCAACAAACTTgtgtccccctctacccccatAAAGTCTGAGCTGACCTCTCTGCCCAAGTCTGCCAGTGCCTCCCTGGATGATGGGGAGGTGAAGAAGATAATGGAGGAGTGTAAGAGGCTTCAGATGGAGGTCCAGCGGTTACGGGAAGAGAACAAACAGATCAGG GAGGATGATGggctgaggaagaggaaggtgacGGTCATGGCTGctcactcctcttcctcgtctGCGGCTGTGGCGACaggaatgagggaggaggggctgagtACCCGCATTCTGGCGCTCTGCGTGCTGTTCTTTGTGCTTGGGGTCATAATCGGCAAGCTGGCcctgtaa